In Flavobacterium sp. CBA20B-1, the following are encoded in one genomic region:
- a CDS encoding transglutaminase-like domain-containing protein, with protein MDTYLKETKILDYSNVSIQSLLEQRGWGNLDTISKVKAIYNFVRDEIKFGYNVSDDIPASKILQDGYGQCNTKATLLMALLRATGIPNRIHGFTIDKALQKGAITGIWYKLSPKNILHSWVEVWVNEQWYFLEGVILDKPYLTKLQEQNSDCKTTFCGFGVYTDNFENPPIEWSLNNTFIQDKGINQDFGVFVTPDDFYSKHQQKLNAFKRFIFRNIVRHIMNNNVERIRNKKV; from the coding sequence ATGGACACCTATCTTAAAGAAACAAAAATTCTTGATTACTCAAACGTTTCTATACAAAGCCTTTTGGAGCAAAGGGGCTGGGGAAATTTGGACACTATTTCCAAAGTAAAGGCAATATACAATTTTGTACGGGACGAAATAAAGTTTGGCTACAATGTTTCGGACGATATTCCGGCATCAAAAATATTGCAGGACGGCTATGGACAATGCAATACAAAAGCAACTTTGCTAATGGCTTTGTTAAGAGCAACGGGAATACCGAACCGTATTCACGGTTTTACAATTGACAAAGCCTTGCAAAAAGGAGCTATTACGGGTATTTGGTACAAACTTTCGCCTAAGAACATCCTGCATAGCTGGGTTGAAGTTTGGGTAAACGAGCAATGGTATTTTTTGGAGGGCGTGATTTTGGATAAACCGTACCTCACAAAATTACAGGAACAGAACAGTGATTGCAAAACCACTTTCTGCGGTTTCGGAGTTTACACCGATAATTTTGAGAACCCGCCGATTGAATGGAGCCTCAATAATACGTTTATTCAAGACAAGGGTATTAATCAGGATTTTGGTGTATTTGTCACGCCCGATGATTTTTATTCAAAGCACCAGCAAAAGCTAAATGCTTTTAAGCGGTTTATTTTTCGCAACATCGTGAGGCATATAATGAATAATAACGTGGAAAGAATAAGAAATAAAAAAGTGTAA
- a CDS encoding Fur family transcriptional regulator encodes MKKSIEQKLLSKNTNPTSMRILVYDFLEKQQTAMSLSEIESHFYKADRVTIYRTLKTFEEKGIVHSIQENTTVKYILCHDGCDEETHKDWHLHFYCKICKQTTCKEDFIIPQNGSQNYRIDEIKLFGKGVCENCLKESLQ; translated from the coding sequence ATGAAAAAAAGCATTGAACAAAAGCTGTTGTCAAAGAATACTAATCCGACCAGTATGCGGATATTGGTGTACGATTTCTTGGAGAAACAGCAAACAGCGATGTCCTTATCTGAAATCGAAAGCCATTTTTATAAAGCAGACAGAGTTACGATTTATAGGACTTTGAAAACTTTTGAGGAAAAGGGCATTGTACACAGCATTCAGGAGAACACTACGGTTAAGTATATTTTGTGCCACGATGGGTGTGATGAAGAAACACACAAGGATTGGCACTTACATTTCTATTGTAAGATTTGTAAACAGACGACCTGTAAGGAGGATTTCATAATACCGCAGAATGGAAGTCAGAATTACCGTATCGACGAAATAAAATTATTTGGTAAAGGTGTTTGTGAGAACTGTTTAAAGGAGAGTTTGCAATAG
- a CDS encoding efflux RND transporter periplasmic adaptor subunit: MKRITNNIVFSVFVLVAIFALNACTNKHSEDDGHNHGSEAATTTDEHEEEEENVAVLTDEQMKAVGVEIGSIEQKQLSATLKANGGLRVPNSNKANATSMFGGVIKSLNVEIGDFVRKGQVIATISNPQFIQLQEEYLSINSRIEFAEQEVVRQRELNEGNAGAKKNLQSATSELNTLRTRKSSLNQQIQMMGINPASLSNSSLKSSLVVTSPISGTISNVFAKIGSYVDVSSPIAEIIENTALHLDLQVYEKDIPLIKIGQKIDFVVTNNPNKTYSAEVYSIGSSFSGESKTIAVHSKITGDKTGLIDGMSITGTVSSDDVLSTAVPNDAIVNADGKYYIFLVKEQEEEPHDHKEDEAHDHGSEKGTQFVRVEVVKGASQLGYTAITPVSEIPQGTHIVVKGAFFVNAKMDDTAEHAHGH; the protein is encoded by the coding sequence ATGAAACGTATCACAAATAATATAGTTTTTAGCGTTTTTGTCCTCGTAGCCATCTTTGCTTTGAATGCTTGTACAAATAAACATTCGGAGGACGACGGACATAATCACGGCAGCGAAGCAGCAACAACAACGGACGAACACGAAGAAGAAGAAGAAAACGTTGCCGTACTGACCGATGAACAGATGAAAGCCGTAGGTGTCGAAATCGGCTCTATTGAGCAAAAACAATTATCCGCAACATTGAAAGCCAACGGTGGATTGAGAGTACCCAACAGCAACAAGGCAAATGCAACTTCAATGTTTGGTGGCGTTATCAAATCCCTCAATGTGGAGATAGGCGATTTCGTAAGGAAAGGTCAGGTCATCGCCACTATTTCCAATCCGCAATTCATACAGTTGCAGGAAGAATACCTAAGCATCAATAGCAGGATAGAATTTGCAGAGCAGGAAGTGGTAAGACAAAGAGAGCTGAACGAGGGAAATGCAGGTGCAAAGAAAAACCTGCAAAGTGCCACTTCTGAATTGAATACGTTAAGAACACGTAAATCCTCGTTGAACCAGCAAATCCAAATGATGGGCATTAATCCGGCTTCCTTGTCAAATTCCAGCCTTAAATCCTCGTTGGTTGTTACAAGCCCGATAAGCGGTACGATAAGTAACGTTTTTGCCAAAATCGGAAGCTATGTAGATGTGTCTTCGCCTATTGCCGAAATAATAGAGAACACAGCATTGCACTTGGATTTACAGGTATATGAAAAGGATATTCCCCTAATCAAAATAGGTCAGAAAATAGATTTTGTCGTAACCAACAACCCCAATAAGACCTATTCTGCCGAAGTTTATAGTATTGGTTCGTCTTTTAGCGGAGAGAGTAAGACCATTGCGGTTCACAGTAAAATTACCGGAGATAAAACAGGATTGATTGACGGAATGAGTATAACCGGAACGGTAAGTTCAGATGATGTGCTAAGTACGGCTGTGCCAAACGATGCGATTGTCAATGCTGACGGGAAATATTACATCTTTTTGGTCAAGGAGCAGGAAGAAGAACCACACGACCACAAAGAGGACGAGGCTCACGACCACGGTTCGGAAAAAGGAACTCAATTTGTAAGAGTAGAAGTCGTTAAAGGAGCTTCTCAATTGGGTTACACGGCGATAACGCCTGTAAGTGAAATTCCACAAGGTACGCATATCGTGGTAAAAGGTGCGTTTTTTGTGAATGCAAAAATGGATGATACGGCAGAACACGCTCACGGTCATTAA